The sequence actgatcgctgtgtcaaaagtgtccaccataaggtcgcagtaccgataaaaatcgctgatcgccgccattactagtaaaaaaaaaatattaataaaaatgccataaaactattccctaattgtagacgctatggggcagatccacaaagaaattacggcggcgtatctattgatacgccggcgtaatttgaatattcccgcgtcgtatctttgttttgaatcctcaaaacaagatacaacggcatcttggctagatccgacaggtgtacgtcttagtacgccgtcggatctaagctgcaatttttaggcggccgctaggtggcgttcctgttgtaatctgtgttgagtatgcaaattagctatttacggcgatccacgaacgtacgtctggccggcgcatttttttccgtcgtttccgttcggctttttccggcgtatagttaaagctgctattatgaggcgtactccaaCGACATAGGAAAATGGGGGAGTGGGATTTCCCAACTTGCGAAACTATTACAGAGCAGCAATTCTGGACCAAATGAAGGCCTGGTTTGAACCTAGCTCGTCCAAACTGTGGGTAAAAATAGAAAAAGCATGTATTAAAGGCAAAGATTTACCCTCCCTACTACTAGCTAAACTGACAAACTTACCTGTGACAGGCTGCGCATTGCCCTCCGTGGAGACTACGCTCTCTGTATGGGGGAATGTCCAGCCTAATATAGATGTCTCGACTAAGAATAGGCGTATGATCACTGATATTTTGACTATAGAACATCTAATCCCTGAACTACGGACCACTTTATGGAGGGAACATGACTTAACTACCGTACAGAAGGTCTTGACAAGTGACACATTCATAGGTTCATACTCCTATATGCAACTGAAACACTTTCACAAGGCACATTCGACGGCGTATTATGACCTACCGACGGATGTGTGGTCCTACCTTGCCACAAACCATGACAAGCCCAAGGGATTGTCTTGGTTCTACTCCCTCCTACAATACTCCATACTTCCCTCTAAGACGTCTCACATGACTAATTGGGAGAGGGACTGGGGAATTATATTCCCCATAGAAGAATGGAACGCCGCAACTCATCTGACGTATAAATACACCAACTGTACTAACCACTGGGATAATATGTTGAAAATTTTACATAGGTCATATCTCACTCCAGTCAGGTTGTCATTGATATTCCCTTCAGAATCACAACAATGCTGGAGAATGTGTGGATCCAGAGGTCATATTACACATATATTATGGGACTGTAGGATTATTCGTAACTTTTGGTCGGAAGTCTTTTGGTTGGCCTCCTCTGTCACTGGCCATGTCATCCACCCCAACCAACCATTGGCCCTCCTTCATTTAAGCGCTGCCTGTATTCCAGCCCAACTAAGATGCATAGCCATACACATATTTATAGCAGCACGTCTAGCTATCACCTCTGAATGGAAATCTACACAAACGCCTAGAATAGATGAAGTCATACAAAGAGTATCTACCCAGTATTCTTATGAAAAATATTTTGCTATCCAATCAAACCAGTACCAAACTTTCCAAAAACAATGGTTACCTTGGAGCACAAAATTTCCCGAATAGTGAACCGTTTCTGACAGAATACCAGCCACGGCAGGTCACACTTGGTGTAGACATTGGCTTAATATATgctagttattttttattttattttcatttcatttcattttattttattatattgtttatGCTGTTGCATTCAGTTAATATTTCTGTATGGGAAGTACAGTTGAATTCCTCTAACAGTTCTTGTGCCACCATGGAATGTATGGCCGATGGCTGGCGTCCACCTAGGATCTACAGGCCTAGGCCGGATCTGGGAGGGATGACTGTCACCCGCCTGCAGGGTTAGACATGGAAGAAGCGATGAGGAGACCTACTGGCTCTTTATGGTGTACATGCTGTGTGGACAAGCTCTCATATAGGGGACCGTGGCTCCACATTGTGTAGTAGGACGCGCGGCCCTGACACGCAACTCTCTTATCTTATCCGGTATTGTGACCATGTTGAGCTGTCATGTATCATTGTAGCAACGTCAGATGTTATATGCACATTGATATGTTCTATGCAAATCGAAATCATTTGCTGTGTATTTGTCTACCTCTGTATGTGACAcgactttaataaaaataattgcaaAGAGGTAACTCCAATGAGGTCACTCCAATgccctccacagtcaccagatcttaaACCAacggagcacctttgggatgtggtggaatggcatcatggatgtgcagccaacaaatctgaaACAACTGCATGATGTCATTATGGAGCAAAATctcgaaggcctcgtacacacgaccggtttcctcagcagaatccattaagaaacttggtgggagagcttttttgccgaggaaactagtcgtgtgtacatttttcatcggggaaaccgtcgaggaactcgacgagcaaaaaagagagcaagttctctttttcctggaCGGGAGTCTgagtttgctcgtcgagttcctcgtcgggctggatttcaatgagaaacttgagcgtgtgtatgctaagaaacctgcgcttgctcagaataaagtatgagacgggagtaaaagtagcatttgtaatgaagataacacatttttcaagctgtaacagactgtaaagtgcaaatcgtctcttaccaaacttttaattAACACGCAaatacatgagattagcaaaagcagccccaagagttgtgcagatggaatcgaacttcccctgccattgtatgtgttgtacgtcccccgcgtttgagaacgaggaaattttgtcttgaccatgtgtacgcaaagcaagcttgtcgagttcatcgacaagcctaacaaggaactcgacgaggaaaacgatgtgtttcgcccgacgagttcctcggtcgtgtgtacaaggcctaaggaatgtttccaacaccttgtggaatctatgccacgaagaataagggcagttctgaaggcaaaagggagtACAACCCAGTACTAACAAGGTgttcctaataaagtggccggtgagtgtgtaTTACATTTGCAACAAAAGTATATATCGTCAGGACTTCGATATTATAAAATCCTTGCCCCTCCTCTCTCATTTAGCTCAGTGACTTAGGCCAGTTGTGAATGAAACACATTAGGGAAAGGGGTTGGTGGGGTGAGGGCAGCTTACTAGTTCAATAAGGTTATTCAAtgggtggtattttggtttgcgcttttttctctttttttttttgactttgcACGTATTTATATGTAATGGTTACAGTTAAATAACTTTTATTCCAAGTTTTCTTACTAGACAGGCTTTCAAAAGTCCCGGTGTGTCATCTTTTGAAACTTGCGTACAATTTTGATTTTCAGGGCTTCTGTCCTTATTCCATAAATGACAGGGTTCGCAGTGATTGGAGTCATCAGTCCAATGACGGTGATCAAAACATGAGCGGCTAGGGAGACGGATCCACTGTTTAGCCGGTATcgtaataaaataaagaaacttGCGATCATAAAAGTTGAGAATGCGGCGAGGTGGGTAACCAGAGTGCTGATGGCTTTCTGACAAGCTTCTTTGGAAATCTTCAAACAGATGATAAATGTTCTTATGTAGCAATAAACGATCATTAGCAGGCAACTGATGTCAATCAAAAATGCCTCAACAGCTCCAAAGATATTATTGACCAAAGCATCTCCGCAAGCTAATTTTATAAGTGACATATTTTCACAGAACACATTATTGAGGTGTCTCCCGCATAATGGGAGATATGCTGTCATTGTCACGGGAACGAAGACTACTAAGAAGGCAGAAACCCAGTTTATGATTATAAACTTCATTGCCCGGGTGTTGGTCATCAAAGCTGGGTATCTCAGTGGCTCGCCAACAGCTAAATACCGGTCATGGGCCATTATGGTAAAGGTAAATACTTCGATGGCAGCAAAGCTATGAAGGAAAAAAGACTGGACAAGGCAACCAGAAAAGGAAATGGTGGTGGACCCAGAAAGTAAGTCAAAGGTTAGCTTGGGGAGGAAAGTTGAGCTACCAAACATACCATTGAAGACCAAATTACATATGAAGATGTACATGGGTTCATGCAGGCTTTCCTCAGTCCAGACAACAAGTATGATTAAATAACATATGAACATGGTTGTGATATAAACAAACAGCGCTATGGCAGAATATAGGAACTTAAACTTCTCCATCTCCACTACACCAAGGAGAACAAAGCTTGTGCTGGCTTCTGATATGTTTCCTAACATTATTTTCGTGTATTTATTTCAATTATCTACAGTGTATCCTAAAGAAATATCTTACGTTACAAACACATgagcatacagtatataaagataTTCCAACTACAccgaatataaatatataaaaacactgtTGTAGATCTCACCCCTCTACATTGGACTGCATCTAGTGACATTTATTTATATGGTAAGCAATGTCCTCAGAGACTCAATGAAGCACCTCCATTAATGAAACACATTCTTCTTTGTTACTAATTGGTCCCTGGGTACCTAAAACATTCAAATCCTATCAAACAATACATGATGACATCCTAGTTCTAAAAACAAAATGTACAAAAgccaattttctttcctttcttgaaaaattacagctataaagaaaaaaaaataataattaaaactagttttatttttaccattttttttcaaatcattAAGACTTCCTTTTTCCTTCCTAGGATAACTTTAGGATAAGAAAGAATCTGAATTCTTTATtgttcacattaaccacttgcggaccacCCTTCATGTACTGTAGATGGGCAGCCCTCACAGGCAAAAGGATGTACCCGTAAGTTGCTGCCTGCTTCTGGGTTTAGGGCGTGAGCATGTGCCCCCCCTCCGCCGACACTCACTGTCATTGTACATAGCTGGAGTCTGTCAGTAGATCctggccaatgattcatggcctggacctgctgattggctgtgtacaatcacagcccagagtcctgtgttgacaatcaacacagaactctgtaCAAAGGGAGCAATCTCTTGGTTTcttatctctttaaccacttaagccccggacctttaggcagctaaatgcccaggccaggttttgcgattcggcactgcgtcgctttaacagacaattgcgcggtcgtgcgatgtggctcccaaacaaaattggcgtcctttttttcccacaaatagagctttcttttggtggtatttgatcacctctgcggtttttattttttgctctataaacaaaaatagagcaacaattttgaaaaaaatgcaatatttttaactttttgctatgataaatatcccccaaaaacatatataaaaaattttgttttcctcagtttaggccgatacgtattcttctacctatttttggtaaaaaaaatcgcaataagcgtttatcgattggtttgcgcaaaatgtatagcgtttacaaaatagggcatatttttattgcatttttattaattttttttttttactactaatggcggcgatcagcgatttttttcgtgactgcgacattatggcggacacttcggacaattttgacacatttttgggaccattgtcattttcacagcaaaaaatgcatttaaattgcattctttattgtgaaaatgacagttgcagtttgggagttaaccacaggtggcgctgtaggagttaggcttcacctagtgtgtgtttacaactgtaggggggtgtggctgtaggtctgatgtcatcgattgtgtctcccctataaaggggatgacatgatcgatgcgccgccacagtgaagcacggggaagccgtgtttacatacggctctccccgttcttcagctccggggagcgatcgcgacggagcggctataaacgaatagccgcgccgtcgtcccggatcgctccccgagggaatccgcccgccgcacacaacggagggggtcccgatcggacccccgacccgcgcaaaggcaaggacgtatatatacgcccatctgcctgtccgtgccattttgcggacgtaaatagtcgtgcggcaggcgttaagtggttaaagcaggggtaAGAAACAAAAAGATCTatagtaaaaagcagcacacattacacacattaAATGTTGTTAggcacacatgtaaccccttgatcatccttgatgttaacccctttccagccagtgtgattagtacagtgactggtgaagttttaggatgggggcgccagaccccgtccttttttgacccctcccacttcccaTAAGGCCCACTcattatagaatccacccactatgtcccctgtattccacttgcttccacccattttgtcaagagtatacagctcagcatcacaggatagTATTTAGCTCAGTATCAGAGGAtagagtatatagctcagcatcacaggacagagtatatagctcagtataacaggacagagtatacagccccagaatcacagaacagagtatacagctcagcatcacaggacagaatatatagctcagcatcacaggacagagtatacagctcagcatcacaggacagagtatacagctcagcatcacaggacagagtatacagccccagaatcacaggacagaatatacagctcagcatcacagggcagagtatatagctcagcatcacaagacagagtatacagcttagCATCACAGGAtagagtatatagctcagcattacaggacagagtatatagctcagcattacaagACAGAgcatacagctcagcatcaccgGGTAGAGAAtgtagctcagcatcacaggatagagtatatagctcagcatcacaggacagagtatacagccccagaattacaggacagagtatatagctcagcatcacaggacagagtatacagccccagaattacaggacagagtatatagctcagcatcacaggacaatctaagaaatacattttttaaacgtcgccaatggagatttttaattgCCAAAGTTAGTGGCCATTCCACGATTTTTAAAGCATGAcaggttgggtatcaatttactcagctaaAATGATCTTAAAAAaatagggctaactttactttttcaaataaaaaaaagtgtatttttcccccaaaaattttgattgtaagacctctgcgcaaatgcagtgtgacataaagtattacagtgaccgccattttattctctagggcaggggtgtcaaactccatttgcttgtgggccacatcagcattatggttgccctcaaagggccagttgtatcagcGGCCCacacccttacatcagatgtcaagagcccccctgcCATCAGAAGTCCCGcatgccttgtgtttgacacctgtgctctagggtgtctcaaaaaatatatatttaatgtttgggggttctaagtaattttatagcaaaaaaaaaatgtacttgtaaacgacaaatctcaaaaagaggctcggtccttaagtgattaaaagtcagaattcttttttttcccctctgagtgggggcggagagcgggcagagagggggcggggagcGGTCAGAGAGGAGACCGAGAGGAGACTGAGGAGGCGGGATCGGAAGGCGGAGAGGaggcagagagcagagcagtccttggGTATGTATAACATGCCACTGTAGGAGAACTGCCGCTGTCTAGTTGttcggcgctcagggaacataacagctttcagttgaatagctgtgtgttccccgccgcgcgtcttcatagcccctcccccttgtcggggcactttgatagacagatcacccgtccctgAGCCCCGAACAACTAGAGGGCGGGGGAGACCTGCACAAAGCCGATATCGGCAGACACAACggtgcatttggggggagacacggctgcatttggggggagatatggctgcat comes from Rana temporaria chromosome 2, aRanTem1.1, whole genome shotgun sequence and encodes:
- the LOC120928168 gene encoding olfactory receptor 4D5-like; the encoded protein is MLGNISEASTSFVLLGVVEMEKFKFLYSAIALFVYITTMFICYLIILVVWTEESLHEPMYIFICNLVFNGMFGSSTFLPKLTFDLLSGSTTISFSGCLVQSFFLHSFAAIEVFTFTIMAHDRYLAVGEPLRYPALMTNTRAMKFIIINWVSAFLVVFVPVTMTAYLPLCGRHLNNVFCENMSLIKLACGDALVNNIFGAVEAFLIDISCLLMIVYCYIRTFIICLKISKEACQKAISTLVTHLAAFSTFMIASFFILLRYRLNSGSVSLAAHVLITVIGLMTPITANPVIYGIRTEALKIKIVRKFQKMTHRDF